One genomic window of Puniceicoccaceae bacterium includes the following:
- the lspA gene encoding signal peptidase II encodes MISLIQRASRYHVLIVSMLAVFGVDQLTKLLVVEHIPYGTYHHPAPIPVIEGFLYWVHIGNTGAAWGMFQGFGMVLAGFALLTIIIIFIFRRMLSLHLRSMQAVFGLLIGGILGNLYDRVTLGHVVDFIDVQLPFYRWPAFNIADSAICVGVVCYIYLSFRLDSPKPRSSEQSTAPDSTPKQD; translated from the coding sequence ATGATTTCTTTGATTCAACGAGCCTCACGCTATCATGTGTTGATCGTATCCATGCTGGCGGTCTTTGGTGTCGATCAGCTCACGAAGTTGCTCGTCGTTGAGCACATTCCCTACGGCACCTATCATCATCCGGCACCCATTCCGGTCATTGAAGGTTTTTTGTACTGGGTTCACATTGGGAACACTGGAGCGGCCTGGGGCATGTTCCAAGGCTTTGGAATGGTGCTAGCAGGTTTTGCACTGCTCACCATTATCATCATTTTTATTTTCCGCCGCATGCTTTCGCTGCACCTTCGAAGCATGCAGGCTGTATTTGGTCTGCTGATTGGCGGCATCCTCGGAAACCTTTATGACCGCGTAACTTTAGGACACGTCGTCGATTTCATCGACGTGCAATTGCCCTTCTACCGCTGGCCTGCGTTTAATATCGCGGACAGTGCAATCTGCGTGGGTGTTGTCTGTTACATCTATCTCAGCTTTCGGCTGGATTCCCCAAAACCCAGAAGCTCAGAACAAAGCACTGCTCCTGACTCTACACCGAAGCAGGATTGA
- a CDS encoding OmpH family outer membrane protein, with protein MKKLLIGLMLCGLSTVAFAQKAPNLVTVDVNKALAGYNRLQEAQVKFESSVETAREELTTESDKLRVAAEELQGIQEKSQNPALTEEKIQEIQTEFQQKLEAYRQLEADLQQMQQRTERTLADRRRNILALHLDEIKDAIKKVCKERKADLALNIDGNVVLYADAVFDITNDVLQVLNTTVPAAE; from the coding sequence ATGAAGAAACTCCTAATTGGTTTGATGCTGTGTGGCCTCTCAACCGTTGCATTCGCCCAAAAAGCCCCAAACTTGGTAACTGTCGATGTCAACAAGGCACTTGCTGGTTACAACCGCCTGCAGGAAGCGCAGGTCAAGTTTGAGTCTTCGGTAGAAACCGCACGGGAGGAATTGACCACCGAGAGCGACAAACTCCGTGTGGCCGCAGAGGAATTGCAGGGTATCCAGGAAAAATCTCAGAATCCGGCGCTGACCGAAGAGAAGATTCAGGAGATCCAGACCGAATTTCAGCAAAAGCTCGAAGCTTATCGCCAGCTCGAAGCGGATCTGCAGCAAATGCAGCAGCGCACCGAGCGTACGCTTGCGGACCGTCGTCGCAACATTCTGGCCCTGCATCTGGATGAAATCAAAGATGCGATCAAGAAGGTGTGCAAGGAACGCAAAGCTGATCTTGCATTGAATATTGATGGCAACGTCGTGCTCTATGCCGATGCGGTTTTTGATATTACCAACGATGTGCTGCAGGTGCTCAACACCACGGTTCCCGCAGCAGAATAA
- a CDS encoding biopolymer transporter ExbD, with protein MPRLRRTHIQAEFQIAPMIDCVFLLLIYFIMTSSLKRQEADVSFQLPGTVVQSEPLEIPTETIIEIRDNGTLVVNEYPYGNIADSELTALETLLHRYREACDANRTEAPVILAPGGQTPHSGIVKVMDACAKAGIHAVNFAIHD; from the coding sequence ATGCCACGCCTCCGACGCACTCACATCCAGGCAGAATTCCAGATCGCACCAATGATCGATTGTGTGTTTTTGCTGCTCATCTATTTCATCATGACCTCCTCCCTGAAACGACAGGAGGCGGATGTATCCTTCCAGCTTCCGGGAACGGTTGTGCAGAGTGAACCTCTTGAGATTCCGACCGAAACCATTATCGAAATTCGAGATAACGGAACCCTCGTCGTTAACGAATACCCCTACGGCAATATCGCTGATTCAGAATTGACCGCACTGGAAACGCTGTTGCACCGCTATCGTGAGGCCTGTGATGCCAACCGCACTGAAGCACCGGTGATACTCGCACCAGGAGGACAGACACCCCACAGTGGAATTGTAAAGGTCATGGACGCCTGCGCAAAAGCCGGAATCCATGCCGTGAATTTTGCGATCCATGATTAG
- a CDS encoding biopolymer transporter ExbD, which translates to MAPMIDMVFLLLVFFMCVSSMADADKALPLELPESSEAKVPDDLSDRGTLSVDAHGHLYLGETEVDLLTLKASVEDLIRRNPEARVVVRADGTTEFHSLREVLQACAEAGAYEIIFATHEAK; encoded by the coding sequence ATGGCACCGATGATTGACATGGTGTTTCTCCTGCTGGTGTTTTTCATGTGTGTCAGCTCCATGGCTGATGCAGACAAAGCGCTTCCGCTCGAACTGCCAGAGTCATCCGAAGCGAAGGTCCCCGATGATCTCTCAGACCGCGGTACTCTTTCGGTTGATGCGCATGGCCATCTGTACCTTGGCGAAACCGAAGTGGATCTGTTGACGCTGAAAGCTTCCGTTGAAGACCTGATTCGGCGAAATCCCGAGGCGCGAGTAGTGGTGAGGGCTGACGGCACGACGGAATTCCATTCCCTTCGTGAAGTCTTGCAAGCTTGTGCCGAAGCAGGTGCCTACGAAATCATTTTTGCGACTCACGAAGCAAAGTAA
- the lpxD gene encoding UDP-3-O-(3-hydroxymyristoyl)glucosamine N-acyltransferase — translation MRLELKLTDLLDCVEDTYEIEGEADRTIMGFASLADAEGSDLSFVQSEKHASAAATTRAGVLIIPRGLRLNLADGITTVAVENPSRAMSQICGRVEQLLFLLPKQGSIHSSAQVSSTAEVSKSATVGAFTTIDDGCRIADKCFIGARVSIGAHCQIGPGVCIADNCVIGPYTEIGEGSRLHSGVVIGSPGFGYVFNSETHAHEPIPQIGRVVIGKFVDIGANSTIDRARLGETQIGDGTKIDNLVQIAHNAKIGRHCILCAFVGISGSVTLGDYVVLAGQVGVADHLQIADRVQVGGGSAVTSSLVEPGMKAWGVPATDFGLAMKMVVLQRKLPELFKRVAHLEKQSQASMPKE, via the coding sequence ATGAGACTGGAATTGAAGCTCACTGACTTGCTCGACTGTGTCGAGGACACTTATGAGATCGAAGGCGAGGCAGATCGTACCATTATGGGATTTGCGAGCCTTGCCGATGCGGAGGGATCGGACTTGTCCTTTGTGCAATCCGAAAAACATGCTTCAGCCGCCGCTACGACTCGTGCTGGGGTACTAATCATCCCCAGGGGTCTCCGATTGAATCTGGCTGACGGGATAACAACGGTTGCAGTAGAGAACCCTTCCCGGGCAATGTCACAAATCTGTGGAAGAGTGGAGCAGCTACTCTTTCTGCTGCCGAAGCAAGGTTCCATCCACTCCAGCGCCCAAGTATCCTCAACTGCAGAGGTGTCGAAGAGTGCGACAGTAGGAGCATTTACGACGATTGATGATGGTTGCAGGATTGCCGACAAGTGTTTCATTGGTGCACGAGTGAGTATCGGAGCGCACTGCCAAATCGGGCCGGGGGTTTGCATTGCGGACAATTGCGTGATTGGTCCCTATACGGAGATTGGTGAAGGCAGTCGCTTGCATTCCGGGGTCGTGATTGGCAGTCCGGGCTTTGGGTATGTGTTCAACTCAGAGACTCACGCGCACGAGCCGATTCCGCAGATTGGACGTGTGGTCATTGGCAAATTCGTGGATATTGGCGCAAACTCCACCATTGACCGTGCGCGTTTGGGTGAAACCCAAATCGGGGACGGCACCAAAATCGACAATTTAGTACAAATCGCACACAACGCGAAAATCGGACGTCACTGCATTCTTTGTGCGTTTGTAGGCATCAGCGGGTCGGTCACATTGGGAGATTATGTTGTGCTCGCAGGTCAGGTTGGTGTTGCCGATCACCTCCAGATTGCGGATCGCGTCCAGGTCGGCGGTGGTTCGGCAGTAACAAGTTCCCTGGTCGAACCGGGGATGAAAGCGTGGGGAGTACCCGCAACCGATTTTGGACTTGCGATGAAAATGGTCGTGTTGCAGCGAAAATTACCCGAACTTTTCAAACGAGTCGCACATCTCGAAAAACAATCACAAGCTTCGATGCCGAAAGAGTGA